gcgggcagtagaatagaggacatcggtgaactttaatactaggttactacatctggggcctcatttacaaaacgtattttagatcaactgtgtggcgcgtgcgtagaaaatcacgtcaaagtagtgatttaaaaaaatttcaacatgactcgattttaccgtggaaacggtcgtcgctctacgtcaggtcttcacttgacgtatgcacgcaagttaattttataaatgagccccctgaagtttctatagcctaatgcgcaaatgaataatgCACTTTCACAtagatgtaatttgccacacatcggcatttattaatcatcgggaaatgattgtttataggagagccctgtttattttttaacacaaaaactattcaaacggctaatacctgtagcctagccaaaaacaacataaattacttactctgtttaatttgtttaacttctttcatcatccaattttatcaaaatcttcagaaaataaaggaaacatatagcctgccatgggaacattatttagcctaaattgttagctgaccagatctgttgaacgaagtgaaaaaagagactgggtcgcgaggctagctgaccagtaacgttaggtgtcaatagagctgaaagtatcaccagaggcaaggaaaaccagacgatccacttaccctgggtccagggcagaacgttttttgttgacagaggaagtaacgttagcacaggaaatgaacttgcATGAACGTGCAtaattcgccgcatgaaattaaagcctgcatgttaactttgcgtgcatgaacatgattcgccgcatgaaattaaagcctgcatgttaattacaatacgCGGGAtgcaaaactaatattcgagtGCTCAAAggttcaaactttaaaaaaaagaaagatttgcgaatagttttcgaacttcgaatattttttgacagccctaattcACTTATTTTGTTGAACTCTGAATTTTGGAGAAAATATAGCAGGTATAAACATCAAACTGCTAAGCTAGCTCACTGATATTGTAACTGTGCCTATTTAGCTACCTAGCTACGTATTGTATTACGTGAACAATAATGGCAATTTTATCATAGCTGGGTAGCAAAGCTATTCGGCAATTGTTCAGGCAGAATATGCATTTAGAACGATGATTAAACTTGACCCAAACTACCTGTGCATTAATCGGTTTTCACACATGCCTTCCAgtcaatcagaattgagtattcacCCAGACAATGGTATAAGTCTATATGTTCTCAAtagcctgttctcatcattattccTATGACTAGTCACTCTTCAAAATTGCTCTGTACCATCCAAAAACACCATGGGTCAAGTTTGAACAAAATCAGACATTGAATTGAGGAGATAAGTCACAAGTCGTAGGTTAAGGTTGGAATTTTGATAATTAGTGATCAGTAGTGCCCAAAGAGTCAGAAACATTAAGTTTGGTTCAAATAGGACAAACAGTGAGAGGAGAAAAAACAGAGCATATGCTTTTCATGCATGTGTTCTTGAACACTCATTTGACCTTACTTCCTAAAACttcacagcttaaaaaaaaagaaaaaagattggATCCCCAGCAAGTTTGGTTCAAATTGGACAAAGCATTGAGGAGACAGACCTAACCTTCTATTAATGTAAAGGTTCAAAATGTGACCTTTGgccactggcagccattttgttagaacttttccagaacatttttcataattatttaactTAAGTGTCCAATGAATGAAAACGAGTTCAAATCAGACAAAACATCTTGGGTTAGTTTGAAAGAATATGCTTTCCAGTTAATCCAATATGGTGGAAACCCAATATGGCCAACATCAGGCAACTGTGAGTCAGTCCCTTTAGGATAGATAGATACACCATATGATTCCGGTTGGATGACTTTTGGTTCAACAGTTTCAGAGATAACAGCTGAACATCGTAGTGTTTGTTCAGTTACTGCTGCACTCCACAAAGACTGATCTGACTCACCACACCACTGGACACAAATTGAGGAGCAGGGGCCACTTGATTTTTGTTGAATAGTATAGTGCTCCCATGGGGTTAAACTGTAAGAATGAGTGGGCGTAACCTCAGAGTGTATGAACACAAGAAGTGTCGTGATAATCAGACAGAGTGTTCAGGAGATATGGCTGCTTCCTATTTGCATGGCAGTTTTTGCAGCTACGCTTGAGTGGGTGCCGGCCATATCAGTATAAGTTTTTCATTAATGTTTGATGTCCAAGAAATCCAATAAAGTAAGTCTGGTccaaatgagattttaaaaaaactgaggaCTAGTTCAAAATATAGgtttttcagaaaattctaAATGGCTGAAACTCCACCATGACAGAAGTCATGGGTCTTTGAGAAAAATTTGTTCTCAGCCACATCCTGCCCAGCAGTTTCATGCACATGACACGGCATGGGAGAACCAGTCCTTTTCGCCCTGatggtgttttattttaaagtgaccAAGCCAAACTGGGGGCTACCATCAATGTCCACTacagaagaataataaaacatacaatagCAACAGGGTGCCATGGACCTTTGGTATAATAATCAGAAAAATGACCATAGTGTTCCAGCAGCtctgctgcttggacccctaataacaattaacctcttagggggagggcaggaagttttttttctgtaattcttTATCAATAGATCCAGACGACTTGTGAAATGGCCTGTGGGGAACAAACAGTCATATGCAGGATAAACAGGCTGTCAGTGGGAGGACTCGCAGTACCAGAGCGCACTGCAAATGTTCTTCAAGAGGGAGAACAAAGAATGTTGTGCAGCAATCAGCAAGTGCATGTCGTGTAGAAGGACATAGTGTGGTTGTGCTACTGAAACAGATCTCTTTCTACTACTGGTTTACAATTTACTGTACTACTGTCAAAAATATAGCGTGTTTAGAGCAGCTTGTTATGAAATATGTGATATCCGCCCTCCCCTCATACCAAGACTGTTTTCCTGGAGGAAACTCTGCTCATCCTAAAACAGAAAATTTCACCACTGGAACACCTAGCTTTCTGGGAAGACTTCATATCCAACAGGCAAACGTAATTAACTTGTCTTTAATAAACCTTCTGGCATGACTCACCTGTGTTGGTGCAACAGGTCTAAAGCATAGTATTGCACAAATGTGGATTTTGTAACAAAACGAATTGCAGCCAGGTTTACACAAAGCTCAGCTCAGCTGTTGCAATGGCTTCCTGTACCTTGCACAGCCAGTGCTACTGCTTAAACCAGGGCCTGCGACTGCATTACTGCACTAACATTGCAGCCAACGAGGCCTGGAAGCAGAGGCAATAAGATTTCACTGTGCAGTGAAAATGCGTACACAGCACAGAAAGCTTATCCCCAGCTTCAGCACATTTCATATCTGTGTGCTGGCAGGCAGGAGGCTATGGGTCAATGTGCCTGTTCACAGAAGAGCGTGCAGGATACGTGCTGAAGTCAGTGTTTTTAACCCCACTGGCAGCAGGAACTCGGACCGACCTGGCTCTCCGCATACTCCTTGGCGCCGTCGGCGTTGCCGTAGTCGCAGAACTTGGTGGTGCAGTGGACCGGGCCCTCGTGCTGGAAGTACTCCTCCAGGTTCACCGCCCCCTCGCCCTCAGCGGTAACTGCAAACACACCGCCAGGGCGTCAGCTCGTCAAACTCACGCCTAAAAGCCCAGCTGAGGACAGGACGTCCGACAGAGTCGAGCTTTACAAAGGCAAACTGTGGCCATTCCTTGTGAATAAAAGAAGCCAAGGAATTTTTTTACAGCTGAACACCCCACGTCTTTTTAAGGGAAACAGTCTTTGGCAAAGTATGTGCTTTTACACAATGAACACAGCGCTCACcaacacacatgtacgcatacAGTATTAAATGGTTGGAGCAATCTGCTGATTATTTGCTAGATGAGATGCACTGTAGCCAAAACTCAAGTCTGACTTCCAGCCCTGAGATGATGTGGAAGCACACCTCCCCTCATACAACATTTTTATGTGCTTGGCTGTCTGCTTGGCTGTACTCCATCAATTCGATTCAATAATGCTTTATTATCATGACTGCCTTGAACAATATTTACAAACCACTTATCAGTGAATGAAGACATAAAACAGACTTACAGctaatgcaaaaagaaaagaaagagagaaaagggaaagacAGGTGATGTAAGTAAATGAAGCTCACAGTCGCTCAGGTGCTTCTTGAAGGCCTCTAAGGAGTCCAGGGTCTTCAGCAGGTCCTTGGCGAGGCCTTCCAGCTCATCCCGGAAAGAGTGGCGCAAGAACCAGCCGAAGTAGAGTGGGTAGCAGGCGGCCTCCAGAGAGGCCCTCAGGGCTTGGATCTGGCCCTTGTCCAGGCCCCGGCGGGTCTTCCCCGGCAGCTGGTCCAGGTCCCGGCGCCAGGGGGTGCGgggctccaggaacagggcgaAGTAGCGGTGCTCCTCGGCCAGCTCGCCCAGCTGCGCCAGCCGCTCGTTGGTGTGGTTGGTGTCATCCACCACCACGGCCGCCCTGCCGGAGGCGCAGCAGGACGCCACCGCCTCGTCCAGGGCCTTGTGCCCGTCTGCGGACGCCCCGTACCGCTCAGGCTTCAGGCCGTGGTCATCGGCGGAGACGACCACGCACGAGTCCTGGTAGCGATCGCGGATGACGGCGGCCAGGTGGGATTTGCCCGCCCCGGGCAGCCCCAGGAGGATGTAGAGGGTGCGGGAAGCACGCAGGGCCATTTCGGTGCTCTCCTCTTCCAGGAAGGGGAAGCTCAGAGAGCCGGGAGCAGGGGAAGGAGCAGCGGCCTCTTCTTGCTTCGGCTCCGCAGCTGCTGCTCCCAGATTTTCACACAccattggctgctgctgctcagctgGCGGTTCTGCAGGTTTCTCCACAGACGGCTGCAGTTCCACCAGTTTGCCCGCTTTCTGCTCCACTAgtttctccacctcctccaccgctggtttctccacctcctccaccactggtttctccacctcctccaccactggtttcttcacctcctccactGCTGgtttctccacctcctccaccgcTGGTttcaccacctcctccaccgcTGGTTTCAccaccgcctcctcctccacctccactgCTGGTTTTTCCACCTCCTCCACTGCTAGTTTCActgcctcctccacctccaccgcTGGTTtcactgcctcctcctcctcctcctccatcattggtttctccacctcctccactgCTGGTTCttctggctcctcctcctctggctcctcctcTGGGTCCTGCTCTGCTGGTTTCACTGTCTCCACCGCCACTGgtttctccacctcctccaccgcTGGttcctcagtctcctcctccgGGTCCTGCTTCGCTGGTTTCACTGTCTCCTCCTCCGCTGGTTTTTCAGAGACACGCTGAGGCTGCtggtcctcctcttcctcctcctcagagTCAGGCAGCTGGTGGATCTGCTCCACCTCTTGCTCTGCCATTCCTGCCTTCAACAGCTGCCAGAGGTATCAAGAGCAGAAGAAATGCCTGGAGCTGAAAGAGATTAAAAGCATTTGTAGCAGTAGAGCACTGCATCACAAATATCAGCTTTAATAACATAATCAGGAGTAACACTCAGGAGAGGCTCCTTCCACATGTTCCAGTGCCAACTTACTGCCCACAGGCACTCTGTGTAATGACATCccatctctaaaaaaaaaaaaaagattccaaaCTCATGGGCTGAGACCTTACGCACAAGTGTACATCCAATATTGCATTTGCTATGACAAGTGTACACCCAAGCTAAAAAATGTCCTGCTTGGCATGCACTGAACGAGCTCATACTGTGGAGATGTATTAGTTGCATGTGACATAATAGGTGTATAGTATGACTGTGAGCAGTGAAAAAGTTTATCACACTATTAAAACAGTGGGTCATAAATGTGGCAACGTTgatggcaataaaaaaaaagatatgaagaattatgcaaaaatacagTGATCATATTGGGTGTGGCTTAGGACCTGCAGAAAATATAGCATCCCTCTGTCTGACACAGTTATAAGCACACATTcgctgtaaataataaatatgtacaatatataacTGGTGTGGTAAGttatgctaaataaataaataaataatcgcGTAATTTTCTAAAGAACATTGGATACCTGAatgttcttgttcttttccttGATTAATAATACGTAATCAATTTTCTATAACAGCATACGAGTGTTTTACAGTTAAAGTTGAACAACGTTTGAAAAGACTCGGGCAGAGAGAACGAGTCTGTCGTGTGAGTTTTAAAgcgaaatgttttttaataaggTGGCTGAAATGagacttaaaatgaaaaagtagacaacagaaaaaagcctCGGAAGAAGCGCAGCCAGTCTCCACCAAGTGTACCGCAACTTACGGAAAAGCTTGTAGCTTCACACCAGCGACTTTAAAACAAGAAATCTGCCATTTCAACTTCTGAAGTTTCCGCAACCCCTCGCTGCCAAGAAGCCCACGTTGTGACTCAAAACATAGCACCACTTTCACAAACCTTGACCCTTTTAGATAAATAATCATCTCAAATTTGAGTAGCTGCAGCAAACATTACGTTTCCCAGCCAAAGAAATTCCATGAAAATAGCTAACCCGCTGTCATAAAACCGTTAGTGTTGGTGTTCGGTTTAAGAATTTTACAAAAACTGCCAAAATCTCACAGAAAGGAGAACTGTGCATAGACCGCAAGGCCACAGCCAGCACATCAAAGACAAGAAACTGGCAACGGCGAGTCTTTGTCTCCTGCCAGAAGTCACAGTTTGCAATTATAACAAGCAAGTAGTGCTGTAGCTATGTCTACGTGGTGTAGACAGATCACCTCGGTATTATTGCTCTTCTATTAGTTATGAGACAGtccattaatttttaaatgagcaaaaatgTACGGTTGTGGGGTGTTACACAAACAGAATTAAACAATTCGAAATACTTGATATTAGGCTCAATATTTCAGCATAGAACAGCTAACGCCAAACGTGAAATCACTATAACGatatgtttgtttgctgaaaatTCATTACAATAAAGGTTATAATCTACCTGAGAACAACACAGCGTTTGTAATGGGGTGTGGCAGCCATCGCAGTgccaacacaaaacaaaacggcGTGGCAAAATCATGATGTACGGGATAAAATCGTACGAACAGTGACAATGAGAAAAGGACTGGCATGCATTAATTACTCTGAGGGTTGTGacaaatttacacaaataaGCATTTCGACAAAGTTAAGAGTcgatattttaaatgttcttatCTAACATGCAGAGAAGTTCCTTCTCAACTGCGGAAATgtgacacaaagaaaaaagcacGCAAAAGCCAAGATAAAACGAAAACCAACAACATAACTCACCAGGATTCCAGCTGGAATAGATAGACGTGTCCAGAACCTGTGTGTCCCCGAACAAGAGTTCCACTGGGAGTTTCGTGTTCGCCACAGTAATCTCAAAACGGGGCTTTCCGCAGAAAACTGTCGGAAGCGCGCACTCAGGAAACAGAACTGAAAGTGCGAGCGAGCTCGGGACCTCTCATAAAAATGGGCGTATCTTGGTCTGCTACTGCACCTTTACCAATCTTACACCCATTGCACAAATgctttaaatatgttaaatatataaacaagtAGAATCAacagtatgtgagtatgtgatcAAAATTGATTCACTTTTTTAatcaatatgtgtgtgtgtgcgtgagtgcgcgCGAGGTAACATTGAATGCATCATATATGGCCTATTGTAGTGTCCGGTAATAACGCCTTCTGTAGATGTATGCTTAGTCCGGAAGGTCGCTCCGTGGATATGCCTAAATAactacatatataaaaaaactggtTGACAGTTTCGGCGAATGAGAACTTAATTAATGTAGGGTTACTAGACACGGAGGATTTTTAGAAAATTCTTTAGCTGGTCAAAAAAGTAGTTTTATAACGTCTCATGATCAGGGGTCATCACCGTGTCGGCGTGTGACGGACTTTTTAGTCAAAATGCGATTTTTACCACGGACATACAAAACTTGAAGTGGTCAAATAttaccaaaaacacacaattgCATGCTAGACCTCACAATGTGCCAtagtacatattttaatatgctaCACAATTTATGATGATAGTATTTCTAACATTATAAAAACAGTGCCCTACCTTGTTATGATGAAAACTTGGAGACTGGAAAGTCAGCAGTTGTATATGGGCAGGTGGCAATCCTAAAACAGGCATGAATGCGGCATTTCGTGTTTGAGATTTAATAGCGTTCATATGACTGAAACCTCGCTCACAGCCTCAGGTGTCTgggcttaaaaaaataaactttttttcccaatcaatttttttgttttttttttgttgccacgGACACAGACAAGTCCTGACACGTTGATGACCCCTGCTCATGATGACTCTTCGTCtccattgttttctttgttgatGTGTGTTCCTCTCTATCATTGTCTAACTGCATACTTTAGGAACTGTAACCATCTGCGCGTGCGGCAGCTGGCTGCCCCTTCTGCTGCTGACGGTGTGGACATCAAGAAGGCAAAAACATACTGACAAGAACAAACCATCCATGTTCACCATTTTATCTATCAATTTCAGGGATTGTTTTCCTAAACTCCTTGTATTAAACTCCGTATCAATTCCCACTAAAAatttctcacacacatttttttttatttcaatcacCTCCTACTCAGATTCCCTCAATTCAGTTCAAACTAAGCATCAAGGTTTGGCTCCTGGGGTTTAGGTCAACTCTATTGAATTTCAATTTGTTATCATAGTCTATAGAACATTATGGGCactttttaattcataattttaattttggtttattacttttattaaaaTGGAATTGTAATCATTGCAAATTCACTTTCTTAACAGACTTCCTGATTTTATTCCCCTTAATTAGTTGATTGATTGTACTGCAGTATTCATTGCTTTAATGAACATCATGCTGATACCTGGTGTAGCAAGCATCAACCATACTTGTAACAGTTGTCTGCATATCACTAAAATAATAAGGACCCTATAAATGTTAATACACAAaatggccaaatgtatgtggacacctgacattttattttatttttattttatttcacctttatttcaccaggcaagtcattaagaacaaattcttatttacaatggcggcctgacaagcgacaaaagccacttaagggaaggggaggtgggctagAAGATAAAAGCATGctaaaagcacaaaatacatcaatcataacaaacacaggcacatgaAAACACAGGCAAGCAAACAACAGTCAACAAATGAGATatgggggagaagaaaaaaaaaactggggatATTACATGGCAGAAAAACAGTTGCAGGAATCAGTGAAAATGTCTGAGATGGCATGTTTGAAGGCAGAAATGGTAATAAATTTATCCAGTTTTAGGGTTTTTTGCAGAGCATTCCAGTCACAGGCAGCAGCAAATTGAAATGATGCAAGACTGAGGGAGGTGTTGGTTTTGGgaatcaattcaattcaattggaTGTGGAGCGAGGACTGGGATatctaacatctcatccaaaattacaggcattaacatggagttggttcaccctttgctgctataacaacctccactcttctggaaaggctttatactagatgttggagcattgctgcagggatttgtttccattcagccagaaaagcattagtgaggtcgggcactgattgggcgattaggcctggcttgcagttggctttccaattgatcccaatgGTGTTGGTTagagttgaggtcagggctctgtgctggccagtcaagttcttccatgtcattctcgacaaaaccatttctatatggacctcgctgtgtgcccaggggcattatcatgctgaaattggaagggccttccccaaactgttgaggaagcacagaatcatctagaatgtgattgtatgctgtagcatcaAGATTGGCCTTTCACCCTAGCTCAAACCATAAAaaagccccagaccaaggggtatcCAGATACACTTGCTCATATATGAAGAGCTTCCtatgaattaaacattttcacttcTAATGATCAAATATGAGAAATTAACGATCTAACTTCTAGATTTTTTGTCTAAACTAGATTATAGTTATTTTGTCTTTAGAATCTAGTTTAGATACATTGCtacctgaaataaaaaatgagagagagaaagagagggagagagagagagagagaaagagagagctgaATGAACCATGGGGTCCTTTGTGgttttaaagcatttcaaacCTTACTCCTTGTATATTCAGCATGACTACTACAGAGACTACTGAAGCTTTTGGCATGTGGCATCATGGCAGTGAGTTCTACAGTTAAATTTGACAGAAAATGGTGACTCATAAAATAATGGCTCTTTAGAACAAGTTCCCACCTGCCTAGAGACGCTtgcagtttatatttttgttccagCTGTCAGAGCTGTTTTAAAACTCAACCAGGCTTCTGACACGTCTTGTACTGTGAcgcaatgttttttattgttttttatttcaacaagaGGCTTTACTGTTCACAGAGTGACTGCTGTGTCTTTGTTTCAGGCCAGGTTGTGTACAATAGATGAGAATCAGAATTTTGCCAGCATTGGTGAATCAAGGTTGCCAAGTAAAAATGTTCAGCAGACAGTTTAAGAGAACTAATTTCCCCTGACAAAAATACTTCATACTTCAAACAACTTGTTTACTTGTCACACTTACTCTTTGTGACTAGTAGGCCTCAGTTTGCCCTTTTGGTTTAACAGgaaaatggcattttacatCAAACTCATATTGAACCATTTAGCAGGACTTCACTTTAAACTGACCAATCACCAAATGTCTGGGGTATCCCTCTTCAAGCAGGACAACAGAAGAACAGGGCAATCCTCCCAGGAGCCACGGTTTAAACGGGACGGCATCTGTGTACCCCCATGTCAGGGGTTTGCAAAGGCAAGCAGCGGGCAGAGCATCACTAGGGAAGATGCCAACGTCTGGTGCTGTCTacgggtcacagacttcaggcagacATCGAATGCAAAGGacttgcaaccaagtactaaatatgacaaattCTTTTCAGATTGTTAATTTGTACAATTACCATCGACATCCTGAAACGGGGGAACAGtgcataaaaagggctgtaattcctacacggctCATCCAGTaaggatataaataaataatatagaataaataaataaatctaattaaAGCAGTCAGTCTTCACTTTACCCTCACATTCATTGCTTCACTTCAAATCCAGCATGTTGGAATGAAGAGCCAAACAACAAGTGATAAGTACTAACGGACTGCTCTGTATACATTTAACCAAGGCCTTGCCAACTCAGGCATGGACAAAAGATTCTGGTAGGGGAGTATGAGGAAGTGGAAGTTCAACAGTACTAGATTTCCTTTTCATTACTGTGCATGACTACTGCTTATTTCAGGTCTCGTCATTCCATGGATCCCACAGACCCTTAATTACCAAGCAGTGGGTATTTATAACAGCCTGGATGATTTACCTGAGCAAGCAGTAGGTATTTATAACAGCCTGGATGATTTACCCGAGCAAGCAGTGGGTATTTCTCAATACATGAGGGATAATAAGCAGCGCACTTC
This genomic window from Anguilla rostrata isolate EN2019 chromosome 17, ASM1855537v3, whole genome shotgun sequence contains:
- the LOC135243764 gene encoding 2',3'-cyclic-nucleotide 3'-phosphodiesterase-like, which codes for MAEQEVEQIHQLPDSEEEEEEDQQPQRVSEKPAEEETVKPAKQDPEEETEEPAVEEVEKPVAVETVKPAEQDPEEEPEEEEPEEPAVEEVEKPMMEEEEEEAVKPAVEVEEAVKLAVEEVEKPAVEVEEEAVVKPAVEEVVKPAVEEVEKPAVEEVKKPVVEEVEKPVVEEVEKPAVEEVEKLVEQKAGKLVELQPSVEKPAEPPAEQQQPMVCENLGAAAAEPKQEEAAAPSPAPGSLSFPFLEEESTEMALRASRTLYILLGLPGAGKSHLAAVIRDRYQDSCVVVSADDHGLKPERYGASADGHKALDEAVASCCASGRAAVVVDDTNHTNERLAQLGELAEEHRYFALFLEPRTPWRRDLDQLPGKTRRGLDKGQIQALRASLEAACYPLYFGWFLRHSFRDELEGLAKDLLKTLDSLEAFKKHLSDFTAEGEGAVNLEEYFQHEGPVHCTTKFCDYGNADGAKEYAESQVVQQRLGSVTELQLQALFVTPRTLGARVALTPEQLQLWPTDGDGGVGSALPPGSRAHITLGCAQGVEPVQTGLDLLQILQLQQQGQEGVHVEDLELGPLSYYGNGIWVLSLREPRVGPALFSCFHGRKKPEDLRKKKPKCTLL